TGTTGACCGTCGGTGAGGTGAAGTCCGCGTAGCGGAGGTCGACGACCCCGCCACCCCAGAACGTGAACGTCGTCAACTTCTGCGGAACGTTCCAACGACCGCGGCGCTGGAAGCCGCTCAAGATCGCCAGCAGCACGGTCGAGGGTGCCGGTTTGCACGCGCCTCGGCGGATGTTGGCGATGCTGGGAAGATCAGCCGACAGGCGGTCGAGCTCACCGAAGGTCTGGGCCGCGTAGGCCTGCGTGAGCCGGCTCTCGAACTCAGCAAGATCCAGCTGACCCTGCGCGGCGGCATCGGTCAGCAATTGGGCAGTCTGGATCCGGTCGGTGTCGGCGGCTCGCAATGATGAGTCCCGCTGCGCTGAATCGCTCATCGGTGACGAGCCTACGACGCACGTTGTCAACCGCAAAGTGCGGACATCTAATTAGGGCCATCATTTGCCGATTCGGCCCATTTTGGTGGCCGCTTCTGCAAAAAAGCGAGCATTCCCTCGTGCGCCTCGTCGGAAACGAAGAGATTTGCGGAATCTTCGCTGAGACGTTGGGCGTCCCGGTCGAACCCCCGCAGAATTGACGCTGTGGTCAGGGATTTTGTTGCCGCGAGCCCTCGCGGAGAGCCCTTGCTGAGGGCGTCGACGATCGTCGCCAACTCGGCAACGACATCGGTCGCCGCCACGGTCACCAGCCCCATCTCATGAGCCTTCGCCGCGGTGAACGTCTCGCCGGTGAGGAAATAGCGATGCGCGGCACGCGGGCTCAGTTTCGGGAGCAGCGTCATAGAGATGATCGCGGGGGCCACACCGATGCGCGCCTCGGTCAGCGCGAACGTGCTCTTGGGTCCGGCGACGACGATGTCGCACGCCCCGACCAGGCCCATGCCCCCGGCCCGCACATGGCCGTCGATCACCCCGACCACCGGCAGCGGACACTCGACCAGCGCGCGCAGCAGGTCCGCCATCTCTTTGGCGCGGTCGACCGCCAACTCGTAGGGGTCGCCTCCGGTCGCGGCGCTCAGGTCCGCCCCGGCGCAGAACGTGCCACCGGTGTGCCCGATCACCACCATGCGGACCTCCGGGTCCGCGACGGCGTCCCGCAGGCCCTGATGCAGCGCGCCGACCAGTGCCGGTGACAGCGCGTTGCGCTTCTCCGGAGAGTTGAGGGTCAGGTGCGCGGCCCGATCCGCCACCCGGTAGTCGACGGGGGAGTCCATCAGTACGACCTGGGCAGTCCGAGCGAGGTCTGGGCCACGAAGTTGAGGATCATCTCGCGACTCACCGGGGCGATCCGGGCCAGGCGTGACGCCGTGAGCACCGACGCGATGCCGTACTCCTTGGTCAACCCGTTGCCGCCGAGGCTCTGCACGGCCTGATCGACCGCGCGCACCGACGCCTCACCGGCGGCGTACTTGGCCATGTTCGCGGCCTCCGCCGCGCCGAAGTCGTCCCCCGAGTCGTACAGCGTGGCGGCCTTCTGCATCATCAGCCTCGCCAGTTCGATCTCGATGTGATTCTGCGCCAAGGGATGTGAGATGCCCTGATGGGCGCCGATCGGTGTCTTCCAGACCTGCCGGGTCTTGACGTACTCGGTGGCCTTGCCGATCGCGAACCGGCCCATGCCCACCGCGGACGCCGCGCCCATGATGCGTTCGGGGTTCAGGCCCGCGAAAAGCTGCGCGATCGCGGCGTCCTCGGAACCGACCAGGGCGTCGGCGGGCAGGCGGACCTCGTCGAGGAACACCTGAAACTGGAACTCGGGGCTGACGATCTCCATCGGAATCTTGGTGTAGCTCAGTCCCGGAGTGTCGGTGGGCACCACGAACAGCGCCGGCTTGAGGTTGCCGGTCTTGGCCTCCTCAGTGCGCCCCACGACGAGCACGGCCTGGGCCTGATCGACACCGGAGATGTAGACCTTCTGACCGGACAGGATCCAGTCGCTGCCGTCCCGGCGGGCCGTGGTGGTGATCTTGTGGGAGTTGGACCCCGCGTCGGGTTCAGTGATGGCGAACGCCATGGTGATCGAACCGTCGGCGATGCCGGGCAGCCAGCGCCTCTTCTGGTCCTCGGTGCCGAACTTGGCGATGATGGTGCCGTTGATGGCCGGCGAGACCACCATCATCAGCAGCGCCGAACCCGCGGCGGCCATCTCCTCCATGACGAGGCTCAACTCGTACATGCCCGCGCCGCCCCCGCCGTACTCTTCGGGCAGGTTCACGCCGATGAAGCCGAGCTTCCCGGCCTCGGTCCACAACTCAGTCGTGTGCTCGCCGGCGCGGGCCTTCTCCAGGTAGTAGTCCTGGCCGTAGCCGGCGGCGAATGCGGACACCGCCTCCCGCAGGGCGCGCCGTTCGTCGCTTTCGATGAAACCCGTGTCGGTCATTGTTCGTCTTCTCCTGAATCGACGCGCGCCAGGACGGCGCCCACCTCGACCTGTTGTCCCTCGGTGACGTTGAGCTCGGCCAGCACCCCCGAATTGGGTGCGGTCAGGGTGTGTTCCATCTTCATCGCCTCCAGCCAGACCAGGGGTTGACCGGCTGTCACGGTCTCGCCCTCATTCGCGCCCAGTCGGATCACCACGCCGGGCATCGGGGCCACCAGTGACCCGGCCGCGATGGTCGACCCGGGCTCGACGAACCGTGGCACAGCGACGAATTCGACGCTCCCGCGCGACGAGTCCACGTAGACCACCTCCCCGTGGCGGGCGACGCTGAAGGCGGTCTCCGCACCACCCTCGTCGAGCACGACGCACTGCGGCGACGTCGAGACGACGTGGACCGCGTCGTCGTCGGGCAGCAGCACGCCGGTGCGGGTGACGCGGTAGGCCACCAGGTGGTCGGTGTCGCCGGCCCGGAAGGTCTTGGTCTGGTTGCTCGAGGCGACGTTGCGCCATCCGCTGGGCACCCCGGCGAACACCCGTGCGCCTGCGCGGTTGTGCGCGGCCTCGGCCAAGGTCGCGGCGATCGCCGAGGCGCGCACCGACGCGTCGTCGGCCAGGGGTGCCGCAAGGGTGGCCAAACCGTGGGTGTCGAAGAACGCGGTGTCGGTCTCGCCGTCCAGGAAGGCCGGATGCCGCAGTACGTTGACCAGCAGGTCGCGGTTGGTGCGCACGCCGTGCAGTCGCGTGCGGGTCAGCGTGTCGGCCAGCATGGCCGCGGCCTGAGCGCGGGTCGGCGCATAGGAGATGACCTTGGCCAGCATCGGGTCGTAGTGGATGGACACCGTGGATCCCGCCACGATGCCGGCGTCCAACCGGATCTCGGACCGCCCGGAGCTCTCGAAACTGCTTCGCGCCGTGGGCACCTCGAAGTGGTGGACGTCGCCCGCCTGCGGTTGCCAGTCCTTGGCGGGATCCTCGGCGTACAGGCGCGCCTCGATCGAGGCACCTCGCGCCGCGGGTGGCTCGGGATCCAGCGCGTGACCGTCGGCGACGGCGAGTTGGAGTTCCACCAGGTCCAGTCCGGTGGTCGCCTCGGTGACCGGGTGCTCGACCTGCAGGCGCGTGTTCATCTCCAGGAAGAAGAACTCGCCGGTGTCGTCGGCCAGGAACTCGACCGTGCCCGCGCCGGTGTACCCGATGGCGTGGGCCGCCGACCGGGCCGCCTCGAACAGCCTGTCCCGCATGCCCGAATGGCGTTCCACCAACGGTGAGGGGGCCTCCTCGATGATCTTCTGGTGTCGCCGCTGGATCGAGCATTCCCGTTCACCGACGGCCCAGACGGTCCCGTGTGCGTCCGCCATGATCTGGACCTCGACGTGGTGGCCCGACGGCAGATAGCGCTCGCAGAACACCGTGTCGTCGCCGAACGCCGACTTGGCCTCGCGGCGCGCGGCCTCCACCTCGTCGGGCAGGGCGGCCACGTCGGTGACGACGCGCATACCGCGGCCGCCACCGCCCGCCGACGCCTTGACCAGCACGGGCAGTTCGTCGTCGGTCACGGCGGCCGGGTCCAACTGCTCGAGCACCGGCACGCCCGCGGCGGCCATCATCTTCTTCGACGCGATCTTGGACCCCATGGCCCGCACTGCCTCGACGGGAGGGCCGATCCAGGTCAGGCCCACCACCTCGACCGCGGTGGCGAATTCGGCGTTCTCCGAGAGGAATCCGTACCCCGGGTGGATGGCGTCGGCACCTGCGGCCTTGGCCGCGGACAGGATCGCATCGATGTCCAGATAGCCGGGCACCCGCACGCGGGTGTCGGCTTCGGCGACGTGCGGCGCGCCGGCATCGTGGTCGGTGTAGATCGCGACGGTCCCGATCCCGAGACGACGGCAGGTGGCGAAGACCCGGCGGGCGATCTCACCGCGGTTGGCGACTAGAACCTTGGAGATCATCGGCGCGCTCACATCCGGAAGACGCCGAAGTTCGACGTCCCCTCGATCGGGCCATTGGCGATGGCGGACAGGCACATTCCCAACACGGTGCGGGTGTCGCGGGGGTCGATCACCCCGTCGTCGTACAGGCGGCCGGACAGGAACGCCGGCAGCGACTCGGCCTCGATCTGCGCCTCGACGGCCGCGCGCAGTGCGGCGTCGGCGTCCTCGTCGACGGTCTGCCCGCGGGCCTGCGCGGCGGCCCTGCTGACGATCGACAGCACCCCGGCCAACTGCGTCCCGCCCATCACGGCGGACTTGGCCGACGGCCAGGCGAACAGGAACCGGGGGTCATAGGCCCGCCCACACATCCCGTAGTGGCCCGCACCGTAGGACGCGCCGATCAGCAGGCTGATGTGCGGCACCGTCGAGTTGGACACCGCGTTGATCATCATCGAACCGTGCTTGATCATGCCGCCCGCCTCGTAGTCCTTGCCCACCATGTAGCCGGTGGTGTTGTGCAGGAACAGGAGTGGGGTGTTGGAGCGGTTGGCCAACTGGATGAACTGCGTCGCCTTCTGGGACTCCTCGCTGAACAGCACCCCGCGTGCGTTGGCCAGGATGCCCAGCGGATACCCGTGCAGTCGGGCCCAACCGGTGACCAGCGATCCGCCGTAGAGGGGTTTGAACTCGTCGAAGTCGGAGTCGTCGACGATGCGGGCGATCACCTCCCGCGGGTCGAACGGGATCTTGAGGTCCGGGGGAACGATGCCGATCAGTTCCTCGGCGTCGAACCGTGGTTCGGTGAACGGCGCCGGTGCCGGGCCCTGCTTGGTCCAGTTCAGCCGGACCACGATGCGCCGCGCGATCCGCATGGCGTCGAGTTCGTCCACCGCGAGGTAGTCACCCAGTCCCGAAGTGCGCGCGTGCATCTCGGCGCCGCCGAGCGACTCGTCGTCCGACTCCTCGCCGGTGGCCATCTTGACCAGCGGCGGGCCCGCCAGGAACACCTTGGAGCGCTCCTTGATCATCACGGTGTGGTCCGACATGCCCGGGATGTAGGCGCCGCCGGCGGTGGAGTTGCCGAACACCACCGCGATGGTCGGGATGCCCGCGGCCGACAGCCGGGTCAAGTCCCGGAACAGCTGGCCGCCGGGGATGAAGATCTCCTTCTGGGTGGGGAGATCCGCACCGCCGGACTCCACCAGCGAGATCACCGGCAGGCGGTTCTGAAGCGCAATCCTGTTCGCGCGCAGGGTCTTGCGCAGCGTCCACGGGTTGCTGGTGCCGCCCTTCACGGTGGGGTCGTTGGCGACGATCATGCATTCGACACCCTCGACCGCACCGATGCCCGTGACGACACTGGCGCCCACCTGGAACTCGCTGCCGTAGGCCGCCAAGGGGCACAGTTCCAGGAAGGGGGAGTCCGGGTCGATCAGCGCTTCGACGCGCTCCCGCGCGGTGAGCTTGCCTCGCTCGCGGTGGCGGGCCACGTATTTCTCGCCGCCACCGGCGACGGCCTTCGCGAACTCGGCGTCGAGTTCGTCGAGTTTGCGCAGAAGTTCGTCGGCGGCCTCGCGGAAGGTCGACGAGTTCGGGTCGAGTGCTGAGCCGAGTACCGTCACGCCTGATATCCAAGCGTTTTGGCGGCCAGTCCGGTGAGGATTTCGGTGGTTCCGCCGCCGATGCCGAGGATTCGCATGTCGCGGTACTGGCGTTCGACCTCGCATTCGGTCATGTAGCCCATGCCGCCGAACAACTGCACGGCCTGATGCGCCACCCACTCGCCGGCCTCCACCGCGGTGTTCTTGGCGAAGCACACCTCGGCGATCAGGTTGGTCTCACCGGCCAACTGCCGTTCGACGACGTGGCGTGAATAGACCCGCGCGACGTCGATGCGCCGCGCCATCTCGGCCAGAGTGTTCTGCACCGACTGCCGTGAGATCAGCGGGCGACCGAAGGTCTCCCGGTCGCGGCACCACTGTGCGGTGAGGTCCAGGCAGCGCTGCGCGCTCGAATAGGCCTGGGCGGCAAGGCCGATGCGTTCGGACACGAAGGCCGCCGCGATCTGCAGGAAGCCCGTGTTCTCCGGCCCCACCAGGTTCTCGGCAGGCACAACTGCGTCGGTGTAGGTCAGTTCGGCGGTGTCGCTGCAGCGCCAGCCCATCTTGTCGAGCCTGCGGGTCACCTCGAACCCGGGCGTCCCCTTCTTCACCACCAGCAGCGATACACCGGCGGCGCCGGGCCCACCCGTGCGCACCGCGGTGACGACGTAGTCAGCCCGCACACCGGACGTGATGTAGGTCTTGGCGCCGTTGACGATGTAGTGGTCGCCGTCGCGGTCGGCCCGCGTGGCCAGATGGCCGACGTCAGAGCCGCCGCCGGGTTCGGTGATCGCGAGCGCACCGATCTTCTCGCCGCCCAGGGTCGGCCGCACGAACTGCTCGATGAGGCGCTGATCCCCCGAGGCCACCATGTGTGGGACCGCGATGGCGCACGTGAACAGGGATGCGAAAACGCCACCGGCCGCGCCGGATTCGTGTAACTCCTCGGCGATCACCACGGCGTCGGCACCGTCACCGCCCCCGCCGCCGACCGACTCCGGGAACTGCGCGCCGAGCAGGCCGGCCTCGGCGGCGCGGCGATGCAGATCGCGGGGCAGTTCCCCCTCGCGCTCCCAGTCATCGACGTGCGGCAGGATCTCGCGCTGCGTGAAGTCGCGCACGGTCTTGCGCAACTGCTGGCGCTCAGGGGTGGTCCAGATGCTCATGGCAGCAGCCTCTCCGGGATGTCCACGTGGCGGGCGCGCAGCCATTCGCCCAAGCCTTTGGCCTGCGGGTCGAAGCGGGCCTGATAGGCGACGCCCTGCCCCAGGAGGCCCTCGATGACGAAGTTCACCGCGCGCAGGTTGGGCAGCAGGTGCCTGGTGACGCCGAGATCCGCGGTCTCGGGCAGCAGGTCCCGCACCCTGTCCACGGTCAGGAAGTGCGCCAGCCACCGCCACTGGTCGTCGGTGCGGACCCAGAGTCCGACGTTGGCGTCACCGCCTTTGTCACCGCTGCGCGCGCCCGCGATGGTGCCCAACGGGACACGGCGGGTGGGTCCGGTGTCCAGCGGAGGGGGCAGGGGAGGGTCCTCGACGGCAGTGAGTACCTGCGTCTGCGTCGCGGGCGGAATGGTGACACGCGCGCCGTCGGCGAGCACCGCGATGTGCGGGACCTCGCCGGCGTCGACACAGCCCGCGGTGAACACGCCGTACACCGATCCGTCGCCGGGCGGTGCGGTCACATGGAAGCCCGGATAACTGGCGAGCGCGAGTTCGATTCCGGCGCTGGTGAACCCGCGGCCGACCTTGGCGGGGTCGGGATCGCGCACCGTGCAGTGCAGCAGCGCGCTGGCGGTCTCCTCGGTGTCGGCGTCGGGGTGATCGGTGCGCGCCAGCGTCCACTCCATCTCCGCGGGGCGCACCGTCAATGCGGCGTCGAGTTGGCGCTGCACCAACCCGGCCTTGGCCTCGATGTCCAGTCCGGTCAGCACGAAGGAGATCGAGTTGCGGAAGCCGCCGATGCCGTTGAGGGACACCTTGAGCGTCGGGGGAGGGGGTTCGCCCGTGGCGGCGCTGATCGCGACGCGGTCGGGGCCGTCGTCGCGCAGGGTCACGCTGTCGAGGCGCGCGGTCACATCGGGGTTGGCGTAACGGCCGCCGGTGACCTCGTAGAGCAGTTGGCTCGTCACGGTCCCGACGGTGACCGCGCCACCGGTGCCGTCGTGCTTGGTGATGACCGATGACCCGTCGGCGGCGATCTCGGCGAGCGGGAACCCCGGGTGGGTCAGATCGGCGAGTTCGGTGAAGAACGCGTAGTTGCCGCCGGAGGCCTGGATGCCGCATTCGATGACATGGCCGGCGATCACTGCGCCGGCGAGGCGGTCGTAGTCGCCCGCACGCCACCCGAAGTGCGCGGCAGCGGGGCCCACGATCACCGACGCGTCGGTGACCCGACCCGTGACCACGATGTCGGCGCCGGAGTTCAGGCACTCGACGATTCCCCAGGCGCCGAGGTAGGCGTTGGCGGTCAGGGGCGAGCCCAATCCGAGTTCACCCGCGCGGGGCAGCAGGTCGTCACCCTCGACGTGCGCGACCGAGGCCTCGATGCCCAGGCGATCCGCCAGAGCGCGGACCGCGGTGGCCAGGCCCGCGGGATTGAGGCCGCCCGCGTTGGCGACGATGCGCACGCCCTTGTCCTTGGCCAGGCCGAGGCATTCCTCGAGTTGGCGCAGGAAGGTCTTGGCGTAGCCGCCGTCCGGATTCTTCATCCGGTCGCGGCCGAGGATCAGCATGGTCAGCTCGGCCAGGTAGTCGCCGGTCAGGTAGTCGAGGTCACCGCCGGTGAGCATCTCGCGCATGGCCGCGAGTCGGTCGCCGTAGAACCCCGAGCAGTTGCCGATGCGAACCGCATCCCTCACCCGCGCCCTCCGATCGTGGCCCCCCAACCAGTCGGTAGGTTACCGGGTACCGGCGGTTCCGAGTCAAGGGTTGACGGCGCGCAGATTCGGTGCTGCGAGCTACAGCCCCAACTCGGCGCGCATGTCGTCGATGGCCTTGCAGTAGCCCACCCAGTCCTCGTTCGTCATGGCATGTTGGGTCTGATCGAAGAGCCTGTTCCGTGCCGAAATCAGCTGGTCGTGTGGGCCGCGGTCTCGGTGCCGCGGTCGCCACCTCCGCACCCTGCCAAGCCCATAATCAACAGGACGGCGATCGTGAAACGCTTCATCGGGAGTCCCCCAACCTCAGCCGACAGCTGAGGGGAAGGCTAGACCCCTGGTGGGAGGCCCGCGGATGATTGCCCGCAATCCGGCGGGACCCCGGCGATCCGCTGAATTTGGGGAGCCCGCGGCCCACCCGCTATCCTGAACTGCAATTGTCGCCGCTGAGGTCCGCGCGACCGATTGAACTTGTCCCGAATTTGGGGACCAACCGAAGGAGATGCACGTCATGGCCGTGCCGAAGCGCAGAATGTCGCGTTCGAACACCCGTAGCCGTCGCGCACAGTGGAAGGCTGAGGCCACCGGTCTGGTCAACGTGACCGTCGCCGGCCAGCAGCACAAGGTGCCGCGTCGCCTCCTCAAGGCCGCTCGCCTCGGCCTGGTCGACCTCGACAAGCGCTGATCCTGCTTGACGGCCGCTCGGCGCGCCTCTCAGTCTGGTCTCAGGCGGTGGGATAACACTGGTGGCCGTGCGGATTCTTGTCGTCGATGACGATCGCGCTGTGCGCGAATCGCTACGCAGGTCCCTCACTTTCAACGGTTACTCGGTTTCTCTTGCGGAGGACGGCGTCGAGGCGCTGACCACCATCACGGAGGAACGCCCCGACGCGGTCATCCTGGACGTGATGATGCCGCGCCTGGACGGCTTGGAAGTGTGTCGGCAGCTGCGCAGCACAGGTGATGACCTGCCCATTCTGGTGCTCACTGCGCGGGACTCGGTGTCCGAGCGTGTCGCCGGACTGGACGCGGGCGCTGATGACTATCTCCCGAAGCCATTCGCGCTGGAGGAACTGCTCGCGCGGATGCGTGCCCTGCTTCGGCGCAGCACCCTCGACGATCAGGCCGACTCGGCGACGATGACCTTCGCCGACCTCACGCTCGACCCGGTGACCCGCGATGTCACCCGAGGCACTCGTCACATCAGCCTCACCCGGACCGAGTTCGCACTGCTCGAGATGCTGATCGCGAATCCGCGGCGCGTCCTGACCCGCAGTCGCATCCTCGAAGAGGTCTGGGGCTTCGACTTTCCAACCTCTGGCAACGCCCTTGAGGTGTACGTCGGCTATCTGCGGCGCAAGACCGAGGCGGAGGGGGAGGCACGTTTGATCCACACCGTCCGCGGTGTGGGTTACGTGCTGCGTGAGACGCCGCCGTGAGGGTGTGATGCGTCTCTTCCGTCGGCAGAAACCGCCTCAGCACTCACCGCTGGAGGCCACGCCGTCGCTGTCGTTGCGTTGGCGCGTGATGCTGCTGGCCATGTCCATGGTGGCGATGGTGGTGGTGCTGATGGCCGTCGCGGTCTACGCGGTGGTTTCGGCGGCTCTCTACGACGACATCGACAACCAGTTGCAGAGCCGGGCTCAGCTCCTGATCGCCAGCGGTTCGCTGGCCGCCGATCCGGCCAAGGCCATCGAGGGTACGGCGTACTCCGACGTCAACGCGATGCTGATCAACCCGGGCAAGTCGATCTACACGGCCAACCAGGAGGGACAGACCCTCCCGATCGGCAACACCGAGAAGGCCGTGATCCGGGGTGAGCTGTTCATGTCGCGCCGCACGGCCGACGACCAACGCGTGCTGGCGGTGCACCTGCCCAACGACAGCACGCTGCTGATCTCGAAGAGCTTGGCGCCCACGGACGCGGTGATGACGAAACTGCGCTGGGTGCTGCTGGCGGTCGGCGGCGTCGGTGTCGCGGTGGCTGCCATAGCGGGCGGGATCGTGATCCGAACCGGCCTGCGGCCCGTGGTCCGGCTGACGCAGGCCGCGGAACGCGTTGCGCGCACCGACGATCTGCGCCCGATCCCCGTGTTCGGCAGCGATGAACTCGCGCGCCTGACAGAGGCGTTCAACACCATGCTCCGTGCGCTCACCGAATCGCGTGAGCGCCAGGCGCGGCTTGTCGCCGACGCCGGCCATGAACTCCGCACGCCACTGACGTCGCTGCGCACCAACGTCGAACTGTTGATGGCCGCGCACAAACCGGGCGCCCCACCGATCCCCGAGACCGAGATGGTCGAACTGCGGTCGGACGTCATCGGCCAGATCGAGGAATTGTCCACTCTGGTGGGCGATCTGGTGGATCTCACCCGTGACGACGCGGGTGGTGTGGTGCACGAGGCCGTGGACATGGTCGAGGTCATCGACCGCAGCCTCGAGCGGGTCCGTCGCCGCCGCAACGACATCGAGTTCGACATCGACGTGACGCCGTGGCAGGTGTACGGCGACGCCACAGGACTGTCGCGCGCGGTGCTCAACCTGCTCGACAATGCGGCCAAGTGGAGTCCGTCGGGCGGACGGGTCGGTCTGCGGCTCACCCAACTGGATCCGGCGAATGCCGAGTTGGTGGTGTCGGATCTGGGACCCGGCATTCCGCTCGAGGAACGCAGGCTGGTGTTCGAGCGGTTCTATCGGTCGACGGCCGCGCGTGCCATGCCTGGGTCGGGTCTCGGCCTGGCCATCGTCAAACACGTTGTGCTCAAACACGGTGGCGCGTTGCGGGTCGAGGACACCGTGCCGGGCGGCCAACCGCCGGGTACGTCGATCTTCGTTCTGCTGCCGGGACGACCCCTGCCGCCCGTGTCGGACCCGGCTGGACCGGACGTCTTCAGCAACAATGGGGAGAAGTCACCACAAGCGCAGAGCGTTGTCTCAGTCGATTCTCAGTCGATGCAGGCAAGGTAGATGCCAACGGGCCGACTGGCCGACTGAGCCTCCCAAGTGAAGGACACAAGCGAATCCATGACGAACCAGCCGAGGTACGTTCCGCAGCAGCACGGCCCCCAGGGCCCGCCGCCCGGAGTCAATCCGCATGCACCGCAGGCGTATCCAGGGCAGTTCCAGCAGGGCTACGACTGGCGTTACGCCACGCAGCAGACCGGCCAGCAGCCGCGCCCGCCCTACGACCCCTACCGAACCGCACCCCAGCAACCGCAGCCCCGTCCGACTAAGCCCGGAAAGCGTTCACGTTCAGTCGGATTGGCTGCTGGTGCGCTGGCGATCGCGGTGGTCTCGGCCGGTGTCGGCGGCGCGGTGGCGCTGCTGGCCGAACCTGACCCGCAGGCCCCGTCGAGTGTCTCCACGGCCAACGGCCCGGCGCCCAGCGTGCCCGCGGCCAACGTGCCCGCGGGATCGATCGAACAGGTTGCCGCCAAGGTGGTGCCCAGTGTGGTCAAGCTCGAGACCGATCTCGGCCGGGCCAACGAGGAGGGTTCCGGCATCATCTTGACGTCGG
The DNA window shown above is from Mycolicibacterium confluentis and carries:
- a CDS encoding response regulator transcription factor yields the protein MRILVVDDDRAVRESLRRSLTFNGYSVSLAEDGVEALTTITEERPDAVILDVMMPRLDGLEVCRQLRSTGDDLPILVLTARDSVSERVAGLDAGADDYLPKPFALEELLARMRALLRRSTLDDQADSATMTFADLTLDPVTRDVTRGTRHISLTRTEFALLEMLIANPRRVLTRSRILEEVWGFDFPTSGNALEVYVGYLRRKTEAEGEARLIHTVRGVGYVLRETPP
- a CDS encoding HAMP domain-containing sensor histidine kinase, whose protein sequence is MRLFRRQKPPQHSPLEATPSLSLRWRVMLLAMSMVAMVVVLMAVAVYAVVSAALYDDIDNQLQSRAQLLIASGSLAADPAKAIEGTAYSDVNAMLINPGKSIYTANQEGQTLPIGNTEKAVIRGELFMSRRTADDQRVLAVHLPNDSTLLISKSLAPTDAVMTKLRWVLLAVGGVGVAVAAIAGGIVIRTGLRPVVRLTQAAERVARTDDLRPIPVFGSDELARLTEAFNTMLRALTESRERQARLVADAGHELRTPLTSLRTNVELLMAAHKPGAPPIPETEMVELRSDVIGQIEELSTLVGDLVDLTRDDAGGVVHEAVDMVEVIDRSLERVRRRRNDIEFDIDVTPWQVYGDATGLSRAVLNLLDNAAKWSPSGGRVGLRLTQLDPANAELVVSDLGPGIPLEERRLVFERFYRSTAARAMPGSGLGLAIVKHVVLKHGGALRVEDTVPGGQPPGTSIFVLLPGRPLPPVSDPAGPDVFSNNGEKSPQAQSVVSVDSQSMQAR